A segment of the Eleutherodactylus coqui strain aEleCoq1 chromosome 6, aEleCoq1.hap1, whole genome shotgun sequence genome:
aatcctcacacatctccttATGTgcccacagctctatataatccatacacatctcctcttcttcatgtgtccacagctctttgcaatcctcacacatctcttcgtgtccacagctctatataatcctaaCCCATCTCTTCTTCATGGGTCTGCAGCTCtgtataatcctcacacatctcttttcCATGGGTCTGCAGCTCtgtataatcctcacacatctctttttCATGGGTCTGCAGCTCtgtataatcctcacacatctctcttTCATGGGTCTGCAGCTCcgtataatcctcacacatctctttttCATgggtccacagctctatataatcctcacacatctcttcatgTGTctgcagctctatataatcctcacatgtCTCTTCTTctttgtccacagctctatataatcctcacatgtCTCTTCTTCTTTGTCCACAgttctatataatcctcacatgtCTCTTCTTAATATGCCCACAGCTGTATATAATCCTCACGTCTTTTTCATATATCCACAGCtgtatataatcctcacacatctttgtgtccacagctctatataatcctcacattTCTCTTctgcatgtgtccacagctctatataagccTCACACATCttttcttcttcatgtgtccacagctctatataagccTCACATGTTtgttcttcatgtgtccacagctctatataagccTCACATGTctccttcatgtgtccacagctctatataagccTCACATGtctccatgtgtccacagctctatataagccTCACATGTctccttcatgtgtccacagctctatataagccTCACATGTctccttcatgtgtccacagctctatataagccTCACATGTCtctttcatgtgtccacagctctatataagccTCACATGTctccttcatgtgtccacagctctatataagccTCACATGTctccttcatgtgtccacagctctatataagcctcacacgtctcctcttcttcatgtgtccacagctctatataatcctcacacgtcTCCtcctcttcatgtgtccacagctctatataagcctcacacgtctcctcttcttcatgtgtccacagctctatataagccTCACATGTTtgttcttcatgtgtccacagctctatataagccTCACATGTTtgttcttcatgtgtccacagctctatataagccTCACATGTctccttcatgtgtccacagctctatataagccTCACATGTctccttcatgtgtccacagctctatataagccTCACACGTCTCCTTCATGTGTCCGCAGCTCTATATAAGCctcacacgtctcctcttcttcATGCGTCCGCAGCTCTATATAAGGctcacacgtctcctcttcttcATGCGTCCGCAGCTCTATATAAGGctcacacgtctcctcttcttcATGCGTCCGCAGCTCTATATAAGGctcacacgtctcctcttcttcATGCGTCCGCAGCTCTATATAAGGctcacacgtctcctcttcttcATGCGTCCGCAGCTCTATATAAGGctcacacgtctcctcttcttcATGCGTCCGCAGCTCTATATAAGGctcacacgtctcctcttcttcATGCGTCCGCAGCTCTATATAAGGctcacacgtctcctcttcttcATGCGTCCGCAGCTCTATATAAGGctcacacgtctcctcttcttcATGCGTCCGCAGCTCTATATAAGGctcacacgtctcctcttcttcATGCGTCCGCAGCTCTATATAAGGctcacacgtctcctcttcttcATGCGTCCGCAGCTCTATATAAGGctcacacgtctcctcttcttcATGCGTCCGCAGCTCTATATAAGGctcacacgtctcctcttcttcATGCGTCCGCAGCTCTATATAAGGctcacacgtctcctcttcttcATGCGTCCGCAGCTCTATATAAGGctcacacgtctcctcttcttcATGCGTCCGCAGCTCTATATAAGGctcacacgtctcctcttcttcATGCGTCCGCAGCTCTATATAAGGCTCACTCGTCTCCTCTTCTTCATGCGTCCGCAGCTCTATATAAGGctcacacgtctcctcttcttcATGCGTCCGCAGCTCTATATAAGGctcacacgtctcctcttcttcATGCGTCCGCAGCTCTATATAAGGctcacacgtctcctcttcttcATGCGTCCGCAGCTCTATATAAGGctcacacgtctcctcttcttcATGCGTCCGCAGCTCTATATAAGGCTCACACGTCTCCTCTTCATGCGTCCGCAGCTCTATATAAGGCTCACACGTCTCCTTCATGCGTCCGCAGCTCTATATAAGCCTCACACGTCTCCTTCATGCGTCCGCAGCTCTATATAAGCCTCACACGTCTCCTTCATGCGTCCGCAGCTCTATATAAGCCTCACACGTCTCCTTCATGCGTTCGCAGCTCTATATAAGCCTCACACGTCTCCTTCATGCGTCCGCAGCTCTATATAAGCCTCACACGTCTCCTTCATGCGTCCGCAGCTCTATATAAGCCTCACACGTCTCCTTCATGCGTCCGCAGCTCTATATAAGCCTCACACGTCTCCTTCATGCGTCCGCAGCTCTATATAAGCCTCACACGTCTCCTTCATGCGTCCGCAGCTCTATATATAAGCCTCACACGTCTCCTTCATGCGTCCGCAGCTCTATATAAGCTTCACACGTCTCCTTCATGCGTCCGCAGCTCTATATAAGCCTCACACGTCTCCTTCATGCGTCCGCAGCTCTATATAAGGctcacacgtctcctcttcttcATGCGTCCGCAGCTCTATATAAGGCTCACGTTTGTTCTTCATGTGTCCGCAGCTCTATATAAGCCTCACACGTCTCCTTCATGTGTCCGCAGCTCTATATAAGCCTCACACGTCTCCTTCATGTGTCCGCAGCTCTATATAAGCCTCACACATCCATGTGTCCGCAGCTCTATATAAGCctcacacgtctcctcttcttcatgtgtccgcAGCTCTATATAAGCctcacacgtctcctcttcttcatgtgtccgcAGCTCTATATAAGCctcacacgtctcctcttcttcatgtgtccgcAGCTCTATATAAGCctcacacgtctcctcttcttcatgtgtccgcAGCTCTATAAGCctcacacgtctcctcttcttcatgtgtccgcagctctatataatccccacacgtgtttgtatataatCCCGTTGCTCTGTATTACATATCTCGGCCTTGCGGTACTGGCAGCGTACGGGTGTGTGTTACAGTAGAAGCGTGAACATTACTAAGTGCTTTTGGCCGGCTCAATATTTCCTAATTAATTCTCAGCCTTGAGAGCAGagattagagaaaaaaaacaaattacagcTCAGCCGTGCGTGCGATGTATTGACTGACACATGTGACCCGGGGATGTCCAATGACAAGCCTTTCATCCTCCGCTGTTAGTAGCGGCGTGAGTTACTTGGAAGGAGCTGTTCAGGTTTGATCTTGTGGGGAGCAGGTCATAGTGGGGTGCAGTTTAGCCCCTTGTAGGATGGGTGTCCGTGGGGGCCAGAGTAGAAATAACTGATGATTCTTTGTCCTTATGTCTTCCAGTTTACGACGAGATGGTTACACGGTTCAGGTGAATGTTAACGACTACCTTGACATTTACTGTCCACACTATAACGAGTCGATGGCGGAGCACAGGATGGAGCAATACATTCTCTATATGGTGAATTATGAGGGCTACCGCAAGTGCAACATCAGCCACGGCTTCAAGCGCTGGGAATGTAACCGGCCTCACTCCCCGCACAGCCCCATCAAGTTCTCAGAGAAGTTCCAGCGGTACAGTGCTTTTTCCCTGGGATATGAGTTCCATGCGGGCCACGAATACTACTATATCTGTGAGTACGCACGGAGCGATCATGCCAAGCACGGACCTCCTCACACCTGTGTATTTGCGGGAGAGCGGAGGGCGGGCCTGAGATGCATGTATTTCGTTTTGGGCATTGCGCAGGCATCCTAAGGGGGGTCTAGACCACTGCTGGAGCTGCCATCATGTAGGTTCTTATAGTCCAGACCACCCTCAGAGGTACCATCCTGTAGACCTCTCTAGTCttgaccagtgtttctcaactccagtactCACaactccccaacaggtcatgctttgAGGATTTCCTCAGTGCTGTGCAGGTCATgtaattgtcggtgcctcagacattgccacaggtgttttctCTATCCTAaaaccatgacctgttgggggcgctgaggactggagttgagaaacgctGGTGCAGACCACCATCAGAGGCAGCATCATGTAGGCCCCCTATAGTCCAGACCAACGTCCAGAGACACCATCATGTAGACCGCTATAGTCCAGACCACCATCAGACGCACCATCATGTAGGCCCCTGTAGTCCAGACCACCATCAGAGGCACCATCATGTAGACCTATATAGTTTAGACCATCATGTAGACCTCTATAGTCCAGACTACTATCAGAGGTACCATCATGTTGACTTCTATAGTCTAGACCACCATCAAAGGTACCATCATGTAGGCCCCTGTAGTCCAGACCACCATCAGAGGTACCATCATGTAGGCCTCTATAGTCTAGACCACCATCAAAGGTACCATCATGTAGATTTCTATAGTCTAGACCATCATCAGAGGTACCATCATGCAGGCCCCCACAATCCAGACCACCATCAGAGGTACCATCAATGTAGGCCCCTATAGTCCAGGCCATCATTAAAGGTACCACCCGGGTCCTCCAGCTGCTCCTCTTCGCAGTCCTGTCTCACAtcttatattctttttttttttttttccagcaacgCCAACCCACAACCACCGGCGCTCCTGCCTGAAGATGAAAGTGTTTGTGTGCTGTGCAACCAGTAAGTAGTGGTGcctctggctgtgtgtgtgtgtgtgtgggggggtcaccctGCACAATGTGGTGTAACGGTGATGTTTTTCCCTCGCAGCAGCTCATTCAGGTGAGAAGCGCGCTCCCACGGTGCCACAATTCACGATAGGACCTGAGGTGAAGATTGAAGATCTGGGTGAGTGCTACCAGCTGCCGGGCTTTGTCTCCATCTACAGGACGCTGCTGGAGAGTCTGCAATGTCATGCCTGTACCTGGATCGCCCTCTGCAGGCGGATGTAATACTTGCAGCTTCCTGGCTAAATCCTTGCGCTTCTGCTGTCTCCTCCACGTGGTGGAAGATGATCAGCGGATTTGTCATCTCACGGGTGACCATTGTCCTCTGTCATCGCTTATATCTAGCGCAGAGAGCAGACTACGTGGCGGTCTGAAGCCGCGCACATCCctggtctctgccgctgtggGCTCGTCTCATGCAGCTGCTTCAGGGACTGCAGCTAAGTAGAATGTATTATGGGGATTACTGAATGAGCCCCGACCGCCTGTTACGAAGACTCCATTCCTGGCCCCGACTTCTCCGTCCTGCGCTCGCGGCCCAACTGCCCCTCCAGCTCCCGCTTGTCATGTTCAGCTCTCTCCGTCTGCCCAGCGCCACGCGCTCTGGTGCCACATGGAACCTTCATCGTCTCCAGGAGAACCTGCTGAAATAAAAAGTGTCGCTGGTTCTTACGTAACGTACCTCCGCTCAGGACTCCAGGTGGCAATATTTACTGGGACctaaatactgtgtttccccgaaaataagacagtgtcttatattaatttttgttcaaaaaggtttaacttttttacatgtatagctgcctggacactattttaattgactttttttttaaattaactgttagcagggcttaattttggagtagggcttatatttcatgcatcctcaaaaagcctgaaaaatcattttgcatcctcaaaaattctggaaaatcgttctatgttttttttttttccggggtATGTGTTATTTCCCTTCGACATCATGACggcatacatctggaggttgctcacctgctgacctgatgggacaggaaaaggcagagcataaaagaaacctcccctccaccaaacaccagtgcttttcctgtcccttcaggacagcagcggcagagctccagcaaTGCTGTCCCATGCGGAGGTTCCAGGGCTTACCGGTGAGCGGCGGCATCTCTcctggcagccccggttgccccagtgggaagtacctcatctgggagctaaccggggactgcgcgggcctgggtc
Coding sequences within it:
- the EFNA3 gene encoding ephrin-A3 isoform X2 — translated: MALLSLLLPLLSLLPGTGANRHAVHWNSSNYHLRRDGYTVQVNVNDYLDIYCPHYNESMAEHRMEQYILYMVNYEGYRKCNISHGFKRWECNRPHSPHSPIKFSEKFQRYSAFSLGYEFHAGHEYYYISTPTHNHRRSCLKMKVFVCCATTHSGEKRAPTVPQFTIGPEVKIEDLGNFNPEVPKLEKSISGTSPKREHLHVTVAVSLLLMMLLAS
- the EFNA3 gene encoding ephrin-A3 isoform X1, whose translation is MALLSLLLPLLSLLPGTGANRHAVHWNSSNYHLRRDGYTVQVNVNDYLDIYCPHYNESMAEHRMEQYILYMVNYEGYRKCNISHGFKRWECNRPHSPHSPIKFSEKFQRYSAFSLGYEFHAGHEYYYISTPTHNHRRSCLKMKVFVCCATTAHSGEKRAPTVPQFTIGPEVKIEDLGNFNPEVPKLEKSISGTSPKREHLHVTVAVSLLLMMLLAS